In one Ananas comosus cultivar F153 linkage group 12, ASM154086v1, whole genome shotgun sequence genomic region, the following are encoded:
- the LOC109718166 gene encoding pollen-specific protein SF21-like isoform X3 gives MRTIQLGAAPISPNVPVPSVNELADQIADILDYFGLGSVMCLGVTAGAYILALFATKYRERILGLILVSPLCKAPSWTEWLYNKAMSNLLYYYGMCSFIKESLLQRYFSKEVRGSSQVPESDIVQACRSLLDEKQSINVWRFLQTINGRHDLTESLKKLHCRTLIFVGENSPFHSEALHMISKLDKRYSALVEVQACGSVVTEEQPHAMLIPLEYFLMGYGLYRPCQHSCSPRSPLSPLCISPELLSPESMGVKLKPIKTRISLEV, from the exons ATTTCTCCAAATGTTCCGGTACCATCTGTCAACGAGTTGGCTGACCAGATCGCTGATATCCTTGATTACTTTGG GTTAGGCTCCGTTATGTGCTTGGGAGTCACAGCTGGTGCTTACATTCTTGCTCTTTTTGCA ACAAAATATAGGGAGCGCATTCTTGGTCTGATACTTGTTTCTCCTTTATGTAAAGCCCCCTCATGGACGGAATGGCTGTATAACAAG GCTATGTCAAATTTGCTTTATTACTATGGGATGTGTAGCTTCATCAAGGAAAGCTTACTTCAGCGCTACTTCAGCAag GAAGTTCGTGGAAGTTCACAAGTTCCTGAATCGGATATTGTACAAGCCTGTAGAAGT TTGCTGGATGAGAAACAAAGCATTAATGTGTGGCGGTTTCTTCAAACCATAAATGG GAGACATGACTTGACGGAATCACTAAAGAAGCTGCACTGTCGGACACTAATTTTTGTGGGCGAGAACTCTCCTTTCCATTCCGAGGCCCTCCACATGATTTCAAAGCTGGACAAAAGATATAGTGCTTTGGTCGAG GTTCAAGCATGTGGGTCAGTGGTGACAGAAGAGCAACCCCATGCCATGCTGATACCCTTGGAATACTTCCTCATGGGCTACGGGCTTTACAGGCCGTGCCAGCACAGCTGCAGCCCCCGGAGCCCACTCAGCCCACTCTGCATTTCTCCGGAACTCCTCTCGCCCGAGAGCATGGGAGTGAAACTCAAGCCCATCAAGACTCGGATTTCCCTCGAagtttga
- the LOC109718165 gene encoding putrescine hydroxycinnamoyltransferase-like, with product MAEKGEFAVRIIDKTLIRASDPPPSPRVLPVSNIDLILHSFPISLIAVYPARSPAAGDFSAAAAAVRSALPSFLNHLFPFAGRIVANPATSLPEIHCNNAGAELVLAEADAPLSAVDFGDVHRSLYRIQIPFGNDVALSLQLVRFACGGFSVSWGTNHLLVDGHGLTMLPTLFSELAHTGALSRSPNHDRSLFGPRSPPRYDPALDQEFTLYDPARLVNVLMCDTFVRRNYRVDAADVERLRAAASEGQGRRRATRLEAVSAYIWKALAAATAAAGGDERCRMAWLVDGRPRLAGCRKYAGRRIGEYLGNVITYAWREARVEEVAGGSMAWAAAEAGAAIAGAAGEERFQQLVDWMEGHKGAGKWTETVGLGLGSPAAVVSSFLPFRIDADFGFGPPALAMPWLRPGRLGSAAFTISRGTGGDGSWVINTRLWPSLAAVLEGDPAAVFKPLTADSLGLAARQASRL from the coding sequence ATGGCGGAAAAGGGCGAATTCGCGGTCCGAATCATCGACAAAACCCTAATCCGAGCATCGGACCCGCCCCCATCCCCGCGCGTCCTCCCCGTCTCCAACATCGACCTCATCCTCCACTCCTTCCCCATCTCCCTCATCGCCGTCTACCCCGCCCGCTCCCCCGCCGCCGGCGacttctccgccgccgccgcggccgtgCGCTCCGCCCTCCCCTCCTTCCTCAACCACCTCTTCCCCTTCGCCGGGCGCATCGTCGCCAACCCGGCCACCTCCCTCCCGGAGATCCACTGCAACAACGCCGGCGCCGAGCTCGTCCTCGCCGAGGCCGACGCCCCCCTCTCCGCCGTCGACTTCGGCGACGTCCACAGGTCCCTCTACCGGATCCAGATCCCCTTCGGGAACGACGTCGCGCTCTCGCTCCAGCTCGTGCGGTTCGCGTGCGGGGGGTTCTCGGTGTCGTGGGGCACCAACCACCTCCTCGTCGACGGCCACGGCCTCACCATGCTCCCCACCCTCTTCTCCGAGCTCGCCCACACGGGCGCGCTCTCCCGGTCCCCCAACCACGACCGCTCCCTCTTCGGCCCCCGATCCCCGCCCCGCTACGACCCCGCGCTCGATCAGGAGTTCACGCTGTACGACCCCGCCCGCCTCGTCAACGTGCTCATGTGCGACACGTTCGTGCGCCGCAACTACCGCGTGGACGCGGCCGACGTCGAGCGCCTCCGCGCGGCGGCGAGCGAGGGGCAGGGCCGGCGCCGGGCGACGCGGCTCGAGGCGGTGTCGGCGTACATCTGGAAGGCgctggcggcggcgacggcggcggccggcggcgacgAGCGGTGCCGCATGGCGTGGCTGGTCGACGGGCGGCCGCGGCTGGCGGGGTGCCGCAAGTACGCGGGGAGGAGGATCGGGGAGTACCTGGGGAACGTGATCACGTACGCGTGGAGGGAGGCGAGGGTGGAGGAGGTGGCGGGGGGTTCCATGgcgtgggcggcggcggaggcgggggcGGCGATCGCGGGGGCGGCGGGCGAGGAGAGGTTCCAGCAGCTGGTGGATTGGATGGAGGGGCACAAGGGGGCCGGGAAGTGGACGGAGACGGTGGGGCTGGGCCTGGGGAGCCCCGCCGCGGTGGTCTCCTCGTTCCTGCCCTTCCGGATCGACGCCGACTTCGGGTTCGGGCCCCCGGCGCTGGCGATGCCGTGGCTGCGCCCCGGGCGGCTCGGCTCGGCGGCGTTCACGATCAGCCGGGGGACGGGAGGGGACGGCTCCTGGGTGATCAACACGCGGCTGTGGCCGAGCCTGGCCGCCGTGCTCGAGGGCGATCCCGCCGCCGTCTTCAAGCCGCTCACGGCCGACAGCCTCGGGCTGGCGGCACGGCAGGCGAGCCGTTTGTGA